In the genome of Triticum urartu cultivar G1812 chromosome 5, Tu2.1, whole genome shotgun sequence, one region contains:
- the LOC125507575 gene encoding cold-regulated protein 27-like, producing MAAVALLRSSTSKQTGRHDMPSSNAALVAAVLSTPAHQLGVPLDDRVPGRDTPSIAPTKYPSIPSSVPSSVKAAIGIAQGNQITDLMSAGWTDERHGTYIRSLEASFVDQLHNHAHAAKNKDSGTNGFKVLQGGVWRKVEFKRRTNACAQVRPEQRLPESPWIQHFIPAGGCSSSAGGDRAETSVSDRESGIRTIPGSTPLCHGRELGACKGEDLLDESAEIYDRNFADDEAQVDAESRKLSTYRARMIKRIYRIS from the exons ATGGCGGCCGTCGCCCTGCTGCGCTCGTCCACCAGCAAGCAAACAGGTCGCCATGACATGCCATCCAGCAACGCCGCGCTCGTCGCCGCCGTGCTGTCCACTCCAGCCCACCAGCTTGGAGTACCTCTC GACGATCGCGTACCTGGCCGGGACACTCCATCGATCGCGCCAACGAAATATCC ATCCATTCCTTCATCGGTTCCTTCATCGGTCAAGGCGGCCATCGGCATTGCCCAG GGTAACCAGATTACAGACTTGATGTCGGCGGGCTGGACGGATGAGAGGCACGGGACTTATATAAGGTCCTTGGAAGCTTCTTTCGT TGATCAACTCCACAACCACGCGCACGCTGCCAAAAACAAAGATTCGGGTACCAATGGGTTCAAGGTTCTCCAAGGTGGAGTGTGGAGGAAAGTCGAGTTTAAGAGGAGGACCAATGCTTGTGCTCAAGTCCGGCCCGAACAGCGCCTGCCTGAAAGCCCCTGGATTCAGCATTTCATACCGGCCGGTGGCTGCAGCAGCAGTGCAGGCGGTGATAGGGCAGAAACTTCAGTAAGTGATCGGGAATCGGGTATCCGTACTATCCCTGGGAGCACCCCGTTGTGCCATGGAAGGGAATTGGGAGCTTGCAAGGGAGAAGACCTTCTCGATGAA TCTGCTGAGATCTATGATCGGAACTTTGCTGACGACGAGGCACAAGTTGACGCAGAATCAAGGAAATTAAGCACGTACCGCGCCCGAATGATTAAGCGAATTTACAGGATTAGTTAA